One window from the genome of Acidiferrobacterales bacterium encodes:
- a CDS encoding (2Fe-2S)-binding protein, whose amino-acid sequence MSVTVSMTVNGNSVSAEVDARTLLVDFLRVDQRLTGTHVGCDTSQCGACVVHVNGKSVKSCTMLAAQADGAQVTTIEGLAIDGELHPMQEAFRQHHGLQCGFCTPGMIMSALDLVSVNSDPTEQEVREWLEGNLCRCTGYHNIVKSIQAGAEAMREVQ is encoded by the coding sequence ATGAGTGTAACTGTATCAATGACTGTCAACGGTAACAGCGTGTCGGCTGAGGTCGATGCGCGGACATTGCTGGTTGACTTTCTTCGTGTTGATCAACGATTGACCGGCACGCATGTGGGTTGTGACACCAGTCAGTGCGGTGCGTGTGTTGTGCACGTCAACGGCAAGTCAGTGAAGAGCTGCACCATGCTGGCCGCACAGGCAGATGGCGCGCAGGTCACAACCATCGAAGGCTTGGCCATTGATGGAGAACTGCATCCGATGCAGGAGGCGTTTCGCCAACACCACGGTCTGCAGTGCGGTTTCTGCACTCCCGGCATGATCATGAGCGCACTGGATCTGGTGAGCGTCAACTCGGACCCTACCGAGCAGGAGGTTCGGGAGTGGCTGGAAGGTAACCTTTGCCGTTGCACAGGCTACCATAATATTGTCAAGTCCATTCAGGCCGGTGCTGAGGCCATGAGGGAGGTGCAGTGA
- a CDS encoding ABC transporter permease, with amino-acid sequence MEAIVTVELIMLTVVSAATPLLLAATGELVAEKSGVLNLGVEGMMLIGAVCAFVVALTSGSWLLGIVAGAVAGVLMSMLFGLLTLVFLANQVASGLALTLFGIGLSSLIGIPFIGLPIEKLPTLSVPVLSNIPLVGPLLFSQDILIYLSVIMAFAVHWFLNHTKPGLVLRAVGESHDAAHSIGYAVVKIRFLAVMFGGAMAGLGGAFLSLSYTPMWVEHMTAGRGWIALALVVFATWKPGRVIIGAYIFGSVTILQLHLQGIGVQIPAQILSMLPYLVTILVLVIISRQSTRVKLNAPACIGQIFHPNA; translated from the coding sequence ATGGAAGCGATTGTAACTGTCGAGCTGATCATGCTGACTGTCGTCAGTGCCGCGACCCCGCTGTTGCTGGCGGCAACCGGGGAACTTGTGGCTGAAAAGTCCGGTGTGCTCAATCTCGGTGTCGAGGGCATGATGCTGATCGGTGCGGTCTGTGCCTTTGTTGTCGCACTGACATCCGGCAGTTGGTTGCTCGGAATTGTCGCTGGCGCGGTTGCGGGTGTTCTGATGTCAATGCTGTTCGGATTGCTGACCCTGGTGTTCCTTGCCAATCAGGTCGCTTCGGGCCTGGCCCTTACACTGTTCGGTATCGGCTTGAGTTCACTGATTGGAATTCCGTTTATCGGTCTGCCGATTGAGAAGCTGCCGACGCTCAGTGTTCCGGTCCTGAGTAATATTCCTCTTGTTGGACCGTTGCTGTTTTCGCAGGACATACTGATTTATCTCTCGGTGATCATGGCATTCGCTGTCCATTGGTTCCTGAATCATACCAAACCGGGGCTGGTGCTTCGCGCAGTGGGCGAATCTCACGACGCGGCGCACTCAATCGGTTATGCGGTTGTCAAGATACGCTTTCTTGCGGTCATGTTTGGCGGTGCGATGGCGGGGCTTGGCGGTGCCTTTCTGTCCTTGTCATACACCCCGATGTGGGTTGAGCATATGACAGCCGGGCGGGGCTGGATTGCGCTGGCTTTAGTCGTGTTCGCAACCTGGAAACCGGGCCGTGTGATCATCGGTGCCTATATTTTCGGATCGGTCACCATTTTGCAACTGCACCTGCAGGGTATCGGTGTCCAGATTCCCGCCCAGATACTGTCCATGCTGCCGTATCTGGTGACTATATTGGTGCTTGTGATCATTTCCCGGCAATCAACCCGGGTCAAGCTGAACGCACCGGCCTGTATCGGACAGATATTTCATCCCAATGCCTGA
- the mgtE gene encoding magnesium transporter — MNANQNVETALDSLTAKFFEEAPSSAAYRLETLTVKAATDVLRRVPITTASTVWELLNPQYGAQIINHLPVENASEVLRGIDPGRAASILALADPRTKESVLSSVDEATANQISELIDYPHDSAGGLMDTRVLTFPGNTTVSEAKQIIRNAGLNTAVYELRIVDEQRILKSLVDIKDFALADSAATLDSISKGIEAVVKPMDSRQEIIEKMEEFRLEELTVIDGNGHILGVIRYSTLMDTLKESATLDIQTMVGASKDETANSSIGFAVRKRMPWLQVNLLTAFLAAAVVGLFEGTIAKITALAVLLPVVAGQSGNAGAQALAVTMRSLSLREVNLGDWLKLAIKEGNVGLWNGISIAIVCGIGVYVWSGTFGLVLVIVSSMIISMILAGLAGALIPMGLMRLGQDPAVASSIVLTTVTDIAGFFSFLGIATLLMGMLV, encoded by the coding sequence ATGAACGCCAATCAAAATGTAGAAACAGCACTGGACAGTCTGACAGCGAAGTTTTTCGAGGAAGCACCAAGCAGTGCAGCCTACAGACTGGAAACTCTCACCGTCAAGGCAGCAACAGATGTCTTGCGACGAGTCCCGATTACCACTGCATCAACGGTCTGGGAATTGCTCAATCCGCAATACGGTGCACAAATCATCAATCACCTGCCGGTTGAGAACGCCAGCGAAGTACTTCGCGGAATTGACCCGGGACGGGCAGCATCCATTCTCGCGCTGGCTGACCCGCGCACGAAAGAGTCTGTTCTTTCCAGCGTCGATGAAGCAACTGCAAACCAAATCAGCGAACTGATCGACTATCCGCACGACAGTGCCGGCGGGCTCATGGATACACGGGTGCTGACATTTCCCGGCAACACCACGGTTTCAGAGGCGAAGCAGATCATCCGCAATGCTGGCCTGAACACCGCAGTTTACGAACTTCGCATTGTCGACGAGCAACGTATTCTCAAGTCGCTTGTAGACATCAAGGATTTCGCGCTGGCCGATTCGGCGGCTACGCTGGACAGTATTTCCAAAGGCATTGAAGCCGTTGTCAAGCCAATGGATTCCCGGCAGGAGATTATCGAAAAGATGGAGGAGTTCCGACTGGAAGAACTCACCGTGATCGATGGCAACGGGCATATTCTAGGAGTCATCCGATATTCCACACTGATGGATACACTGAAGGAAAGCGCGACACTTGACATACAGACCATGGTCGGTGCAAGCAAGGATGAAACAGCCAATTCGAGCATCGGATTCGCAGTTCGAAAGCGAATGCCCTGGCTTCAGGTCAATCTGCTGACAGCATTCCTGGCTGCTGCGGTGGTTGGCCTGTTCGAAGGGACAATCGCCAAAATCACTGCGTTGGCGGTCCTGCTGCCGGTGGTCGCCGGACAGTCTGGAAATGCAGGTGCGCAGGCATTGGCGGTCACCATGCGCAGTCTATCGTTGCGCGAAGTCAATCTCGGAGACTGGCTTAAGCTGGCCATCAAGGAAGGTAACGTTGGACTCTGGAATGGAATTTCCATTGCGATCGTCTGCGGAATCGGTGTCTATGTCTGGAGTGGGACATTCGGACTGGTACTGGTGATCGTATCGTCGATGATCATCAGCATGATACTGGCAGGGCTTGCTGGCGCCCTGATTCCTATGGGACTGATGCGATTGGGACAGGATCCGGCGGTGGCATCTTCAATCGTTTTGACGACTGTTACCGATATTGCCGGATTTTTCTCATTTCTAGGGATTGCGACGCTGCTGATGGGAATGCTCGTCTGA
- a CDS encoding GNAT family N-acetyltransferase: MTKQSDPPKSSVSLFGDYRQIKKSDEPDTLAPGKLRMVITYLEMRKPPIYPRTSTRAENLSIIRAYDPGTGFYRYLYNAVGKDWLWYERNLLSDEELEKIIHHPKVRLYVLYLKGTPAGYCELDFRVNREVEIAYFGLLPEFTGRGLGTYFLHWGVKTAWSENPKRVWVHTCNFDSPHALATYQKAGFSVYRQEAQIIDDPRIDLNTH, translated from the coding sequence ATGACAAAGCAGTCCGACCCGCCGAAAAGTTCAGTCTCACTGTTCGGAGACTACAGGCAAATCAAGAAAAGTGATGAGCCTGATACCCTTGCACCTGGAAAACTCCGAATGGTTATAACCTATTTGGAGATGAGAAAACCACCGATCTACCCCCGCACATCAACCCGCGCCGAGAACCTGTCCATCATACGTGCCTACGATCCGGGTACAGGCTTTTATCGATATCTGTATAACGCGGTGGGAAAGGATTGGTTGTGGTACGAGCGGAATCTGCTCAGCGACGAGGAACTGGAAAAAATCATCCACCACCCCAAGGTCCGATTGTATGTGCTCTATCTGAAAGGTACACCGGCCGGATATTGCGAGCTGGACTTCAGGGTGAATAGGGAAGTTGAAATCGCTTACTTTGGATTGCTTCCGGAATTCACTGGTCGGGGACTCGGAACATATTTTCTTCATTGGGGCGTAAAGACCGCATGGTCTGAGAATCCTAAACGGGTGTGGGTACACACCTGCAACTTTGATTCACCCCATGCTCTTGCGACCTACCAGAAGGCGGGTTTTTCGGTCTATCGCCAGGAAGCTCAGATAATCGATGACCCGCGGATCGACCTCAATACTCACTGA
- the xdhB gene encoding xanthine dehydrogenase molybdopterin binding subunit, whose amino-acid sequence MLDYVPDKNLTRTVRHPVAHDSAVRHVTGEACYVDDVPEPRDLLHVWAALSPHASARIISADLRAVSQSPGVVGVFDAESIPGVNECSPTVGGDPVFAQSRVDFAGQVLFAVAAQSEQQARDACRQAHFEYELEEPVLTVKQALDRESYVLPASTIQKGDPQTAIDGAANRISGLFECGGQDHFYLEGQAAMAIPREGGDFLIHSSTQHPSEVQHLVAKVLDIPFNAVQVEVRRMGGAFGGKESQAAQWACIAAIVAKSTGRPAKMRLDRDTDMLATGKRHDFRYEYEVGFDEKGRIQGLKVDMASRCGYSADLSGPINDRALLHLDNAYYLDNVIATTRLCRTNTVSNTAFRGFGGPQGMLCIERIIDEIACHLNKDPLQVRRLNFYRRRTRNITPYGMRMTGFEIRSLVSELVEDSNYHARRIAIRRANRAGARICHGIALTPVKFGISFTATHFNQAHALVHVYTDGSIHLNHGGTEMGQGLFIKVAQVVAEEFSVPLSTVKIAETNTSRVPNTSATAASSGSDVNGKAAQDAARKIKDRLCEVAARLWNTKPAAVQFTRGQVVAGRDSASFAEVVRLAHASRVPLSATGHYRTPKINWDRTKMQGRPFFYFGTGAAVSEVAVDRLTGEYRLSRVDILHDVGQSLNPAVDLGQIEGGFVQGAGWLTSEELWWDDSGNLKTHAPSTYKIPTAGDVPEQFNVRIWTRGRNQENTIYRSKAVGEPPLMLAISVYSAICDAISSLSGYKVWPHLDAPATPERVIEAISNIQAGRSG is encoded by the coding sequence ATGCTTGATTATGTTCCGGACAAGAATCTGACACGAACTGTCCGCCACCCGGTGGCACACGACAGTGCGGTTCGTCATGTGACCGGCGAGGCCTGTTACGTTGACGATGTGCCAGAACCGCGCGATCTGCTTCATGTCTGGGCAGCGTTGAGCCCACATGCCAGTGCGCGCATCATTTCCGCCGATCTTCGAGCTGTCTCACAGTCGCCCGGTGTGGTCGGGGTGTTTGATGCGGAATCGATTCCGGGCGTCAATGAATGCAGTCCCACCGTCGGCGGCGATCCTGTTTTCGCACAATCGCGTGTTGACTTCGCAGGTCAGGTCCTGTTTGCGGTAGCTGCGCAGTCCGAACAGCAGGCGCGGGACGCGTGCCGACAGGCGCATTTCGAATATGAACTTGAAGAACCTGTGCTGACTGTCAAGCAGGCACTTGACCGGGAGAGTTACGTGTTGCCAGCCTCGACCATCCAAAAAGGTGATCCGCAGACTGCGATCGACGGCGCGGCCAACCGGATCAGCGGGCTATTCGAATGCGGAGGGCAGGATCATTTCTATCTTGAGGGACAGGCCGCGATGGCGATTCCGCGCGAGGGAGGAGATTTTCTGATTCATTCTTCGACCCAGCATCCGTCTGAGGTCCAGCATCTGGTTGCAAAGGTCCTGGACATACCGTTCAATGCTGTTCAGGTGGAGGTCCGTCGCATGGGCGGCGCATTCGGCGGCAAGGAGTCACAGGCTGCGCAGTGGGCCTGTATCGCAGCGATTGTAGCCAAGTCGACGGGCAGACCCGCGAAAATGAGGTTGGATCGCGACACTGACATGCTGGCAACCGGCAAGCGGCACGATTTCAGATACGAGTACGAAGTGGGATTTGATGAGAAGGGACGCATTCAGGGTCTCAAGGTTGACATGGCATCGAGATGCGGTTACTCGGCAGATCTGTCAGGCCCCATCAACGACCGCGCACTGCTGCACCTCGACAATGCCTACTACCTGGATAATGTCATAGCGACAACCCGTCTTTGCCGGACCAATACAGTATCGAATACGGCTTTCAGGGGGTTTGGCGGGCCGCAGGGGATGCTGTGTATCGAACGGATCATCGATGAGATTGCCTGCCATCTGAACAAGGATCCGTTGCAGGTACGACGATTGAATTTCTACCGCAGACGGACCCGAAACATCACACCGTACGGAATGCGGATGACCGGTTTCGAAATACGGTCATTGGTGTCTGAGTTGGTTGAGGATTCGAATTATCACGCCCGCCGAATCGCCATTCGACGGGCCAACCGCGCCGGCGCGAGAATCTGTCACGGAATTGCGCTGACGCCGGTCAAGTTTGGGATATCGTTCACCGCGACACACTTCAACCAGGCGCATGCACTGGTTCACGTATATACCGATGGAAGCATTCATCTGAATCATGGCGGGACTGAAATGGGACAGGGACTGTTCATCAAGGTCGCCCAGGTGGTGGCCGAGGAGTTCAGTGTTCCCCTGAGTACAGTGAAAATAGCCGAAACCAATACTTCGAGGGTACCGAATACGTCCGCCACTGCGGCTTCATCCGGTTCGGACGTCAATGGAAAGGCGGCGCAGGATGCCGCCCGGAAAATAAAAGATCGCCTGTGTGAGGTTGCCGCAAGGCTATGGAACACCAAGCCTGCTGCTGTACAGTTCACACGCGGGCAGGTGGTGGCCGGCCGAGACTCCGCTTCGTTCGCTGAAGTCGTCCGGCTGGCGCACGCGTCCCGGGTGCCGCTTTCAGCGACCGGACACTACAGGACGCCGAAGATCAACTGGGACCGGACCAAGATGCAGGGGCGGCCATTTTTTTACTTCGGAACCGGAGCGGCGGTCAGCGAGGTTGCGGTGGACCGGCTGACAGGTGAGTATCGATTGAGTCGGGTCGACATCCTGCACGACGTAGGCCAGTCGCTGAATCCTGCCGTGGACCTGGGACAGATTGAAGGTGGATTCGTGCAGGGTGCCGGCTGGCTGACCAGTGAGGAGTTGTGGTGGGACGACAGCGGCAATCTCAAGACTCATGCACCTTCGACCTATAAGATTCCGACCGCCGGAGACGTTCCCGAGCAGTTCAATGTTCGAATTTGGACGCGTGGTCGAAACCAAGAGAATACAATCTATCGTTCAAAAGCTGTGGGTGAACCGCCGTTGATGCTTGCGATCTCAGTTTACAGTGCGATCTGTGATGCGATTTCAAGTCTTTCCGGATATAAGGTTTGGCCGCATCTGGATGCGCCTGCCACACCCGAGCGGGTGATCGAGGCGATAAGCAATATTCAGGCTGGTAGGAGTGGATAA
- a CDS encoding carbon monoxide dehydrogenase subunit G has product MEISGSRVLPVERARVWRSLHDADLIRDSLSGCESLQWISDDELEGVITLKFSAIKARMQIRMTISDAVEQEGYRITGSANARALGFAKAEATIRLEDVADGCELFYGAQVKIGGKIAQIGSRLMTGMSTKIIDEFFDAFVAGMSEDSTRQ; this is encoded by the coding sequence ATGGAAATTTCAGGAAGTCGGGTATTGCCCGTTGAGCGTGCCAGGGTATGGCGATCGTTACATGACGCAGACCTGATCCGCGACTCACTATCCGGATGTGAGTCACTCCAATGGATCTCTGACGACGAGCTTGAGGGCGTGATCACGCTCAAGTTCAGTGCGATCAAGGCAAGGATGCAGATTCGGATGACAATTTCGGATGCGGTGGAGCAGGAGGGTTATCGGATTACAGGCTCAGCCAATGCCCGTGCTCTCGGATTCGCCAAAGCGGAAGCCACAATCAGACTCGAGGATGTTGCTGACGGATGCGAGCTCTTTTATGGCGCCCAGGTCAAGATCGGTGGAAAAATCGCTCAGATCGGCTCCCGCTTGATGACCGGCATGTCGACCAAGATCATCGATGAGTTTTTTGATGCTTTTGTCGCTGGAATGAGCGAGGACAGCACTCGACAATGA
- a CDS encoding ABC transporter ATP-binding protein, which translates to MSTDTPLLALKGITKAFPGVVANDSVDFEIAEGEIHALLGENGAGKSTLVKIIYGYYSADAGTMNWQGEPVKVSSPAHARQMGIGMVFQHFSLFEAMSVRENIELAVSSGKKGLELADEIRTVSDTYGLGLDPERDVFSLSVGERQRVEIVRCLLQSPKLLIMDEPTSVLTPQESDKLFAVLRKLADQGCAVLYISHKLEEIRVLCHHATILRHGKVVTECDPTKVDTQQLAEMMIGKSLKAPTSQPKEPGKVVFSVRNLSRTAESERNISLKDIDFEVRAGEIFGIAGVAGNGQTELMGMLSGEVLADLDSSVCINSVDCGRYGVRARRELGMASVPEERLGHGVVGNMSLTENVFLSGHKKYDLSKNLLMHFSNARRFSQKICDDFDVRHAGIHVDASSLSGGNLQKFLMGREILQHPAVMIASQPTWGIDAGSQAAIHQSLIDLAQDGAAVVVISQDLDELMGLCDRISVMFAGQLSESHPVAGLTAQKIGLLMGGAQVEADQDAANAH; encoded by the coding sequence ATGTCCACAGACACTCCGCTCTTAGCATTGAAAGGCATAACCAAGGCCTTTCCCGGCGTGGTTGCGAACGATTCGGTCGACTTTGAGATTGCCGAGGGTGAAATCCACGCACTGCTCGGCGAGAACGGGGCGGGCAAGAGCACCCTGGTCAAGATCATTTACGGGTACTACTCCGCAGATGCCGGTACGATGAACTGGCAGGGTGAGCCGGTGAAGGTTTCCAGTCCTGCGCATGCGCGTCAGATGGGGATCGGCATGGTATTTCAGCATTTTTCGCTGTTTGAGGCAATGTCAGTCCGCGAGAATATCGAACTGGCGGTTTCATCGGGAAAGAAAGGGTTGGAGCTTGCGGATGAGATTCGCACTGTTTCAGATACGTACGGACTGGGATTGGACCCGGAACGCGATGTGTTTTCGTTATCGGTCGGGGAACGTCAGCGCGTTGAGATTGTGCGCTGTCTGCTGCAGTCGCCAAAACTTCTTATCATGGATGAGCCGACATCAGTTCTGACTCCGCAGGAATCCGACAAGCTGTTTGCGGTCTTGAGAAAGTTGGCCGATCAGGGCTGCGCGGTCCTCTATATCAGCCATAAGCTGGAGGAGATCCGCGTCTTGTGTCACCACGCAACCATACTTCGTCATGGCAAGGTGGTGACAGAGTGCGATCCGACCAAGGTCGATACCCAGCAACTTGCCGAGATGATGATCGGTAAGTCACTGAAAGCCCCGACCTCGCAGCCGAAGGAGCCCGGTAAAGTGGTGTTTTCAGTTCGAAACCTTTCCCGTACGGCAGAGAGTGAACGCAATATTTCGCTGAAAGACATTGATTTCGAAGTCCGTGCCGGTGAAATTTTCGGCATCGCGGGTGTGGCTGGCAACGGACAGACAGAACTCATGGGTATGTTGTCCGGTGAAGTATTGGCGGATCTGGACTCGTCAGTGTGCATCAACAGCGTAGACTGTGGACGATACGGTGTCCGGGCCAGACGGGAACTGGGAATGGCGAGCGTTCCGGAGGAACGGCTGGGGCACGGTGTTGTCGGCAACATGTCGCTGACTGAGAACGTCTTTCTCAGCGGACACAAGAAATACGATCTCAGCAAGAATCTGTTGATGCATTTCTCTAATGCGCGTCGCTTTTCACAGAAAATATGTGATGATTTTGATGTCAGACATGCGGGCATTCATGTCGATGCGAGCAGCCTGTCTGGCGGCAATCTGCAAAAGTTTCTCATGGGCCGGGAAATTCTCCAGCATCCGGCTGTCATGATCGCATCGCAACCCACCTGGGGCATTGATGCAGGATCACAGGCGGCCATACACCAATCCCTTATCGATCTGGCGCAAGACGGAGCTGCGGTTGTTGTGATCTCGCAGGATCTCGATGAGCTGATGGGCCTGTGTGATCGGATATCGGTCATGTTTGCAGGCCAGCTGTCCGAATCTCACCCGGTTGCCGGCCTGACTGCACAGAAAATCGGATTGCTCATGGGCGGGGCTCAGGTCGAAGCTGACCAGGATGCGGCAAATGCCCATTAG
- a CDS encoding ABC transporter permease, with protein sequence MPIRLVARQTHSRLMTWLTPIMALALSLIAGSVIFSLLGYPPLTSLYTFFLAPISDLYGVSELMIKAAPLAMIAVGLAMGFRANVWNIGAEGQLTIGAVVGSVLPIYFPESDNALILPAMLVLGILGGMAWASIPAFLKTRMNTNEILTSLLLVYVAVLVLSTLVHGPWRDPGGYNFPESVVFQDAASIPGILSGTRLHGGAIIALLAVLTVWVLFSRTVAGFQVRVAGLAPNAARYTGIHYNRIVWYVLLGAGGLAGLAGIIEVAGPIGQLQPIISPGYGFSAIIVAFLGRLHPVGIIFASLVLALSYLGGEFVQIKMGLPLGIAGVFQGMLLFFLLASDVLINYRVEWRKSRTGSLVGSD encoded by the coding sequence ATGCCCATTAGACTGGTTGCCAGACAAACCCATTCCCGGTTGATGACATGGCTGACGCCGATCATGGCACTGGCCTTGAGTCTGATTGCCGGCAGCGTCATCTTTTCGCTGCTCGGTTACCCGCCACTGACCAGCCTCTACACTTTCTTTCTGGCGCCAATCAGTGATCTGTACGGAGTCAGCGAACTGATGATCAAGGCGGCCCCGCTGGCAATGATCGCAGTCGGGCTGGCCATGGGGTTCAGGGCCAATGTCTGGAATATCGGCGCAGAGGGGCAGCTTACCATCGGCGCGGTTGTTGGAAGTGTGTTGCCGATCTACTTTCCTGAGTCAGACAATGCACTGATTTTGCCGGCGATGCTGGTGCTTGGTATTCTGGGCGGTATGGCCTGGGCGTCCATACCGGCTTTTCTGAAGACACGGATGAACACCAATGAGATTCTCACCAGTTTGCTGTTGGTTTACGTCGCTGTGTTGGTCTTGAGCACTTTGGTACACGGTCCGTGGCGCGACCCTGGGGGGTACAATTTTCCGGAGTCGGTAGTCTTCCAGGACGCGGCTTCGATCCCCGGAATACTCAGTGGGACACGACTGCATGGCGGTGCAATCATCGCACTGTTGGCGGTTTTGACGGTGTGGGTGCTGTTTTCACGAACAGTCGCTGGATTCCAGGTGAGGGTTGCGGGTCTGGCACCCAATGCTGCACGCTATACCGGGATTCATTACAACCGTATCGTCTGGTATGTCCTGCTCGGTGCCGGAGGTCTGGCGGGTCTCGCCGGAATCATTGAGGTTGCCGGACCGATCGGTCAGCTGCAGCCGATCATTTCTCCGGGTTATGGTTTTTCCGCCATTATCGTCGCCTTTCTGGGTCGACTGCATCCAGTCGGGATAATTTTCGCAAGTCTGGTACTGGCACTGTCGTACCTGGGTGGGGAATTTGTTCAGATCAAGATGGGACTGCCACTTGGAATCGCCGGCGTGTTCCAGGGAATGCTGCTTTTCTTTCTGCTGGCGAGTGATGTTCTCATCAATTACCGGGTCGAATGGCGAAAGTCACGCACAGGCAGTCTGGTGGGGTCTGACTGA
- a CDS encoding mechanosensitive ion channel: MEKIYDWTTPLNVVSGWFEGFIDFLPNLIGAFILLFIGWLVSRLVRTVVVRLIKGLDRFSGKIRFIGIDPDSKLGESSANFIGSILYWFTFLIFITSAASLLGMNMFAGWLSRLVDYLPNILSGVLIVGAGVIFSNLIFQAVLATKVGVSDSQRTVVARGAQFFFLLMLVLIGVNQIGIDITVIVIVMSVVIGALLGGLSIAFSLGARTLVSNLIGIRYLNPDYRVGELIRVGEYEGTVLEINSVSIVLDGEHGRVTIPARILSEQPSILIKQENDDV, from the coding sequence ATGGAAAAAATTTACGACTGGACAACACCTTTGAATGTTGTATCCGGCTGGTTTGAGGGATTCATAGATTTCCTGCCCAATCTGATCGGTGCCTTTATTCTGCTCTTTATTGGATGGCTGGTCTCTCGATTGGTGAGAACAGTGGTTGTCAGACTCATCAAGGGTCTTGACCGGTTTTCCGGAAAGATCAGATTTATCGGAATCGACCCCGATTCGAAACTAGGCGAATCTTCAGCAAACTTCATCGGCAGCATCCTTTACTGGTTTACTTTCCTGATTTTCATAACCTCCGCCGCGAGCCTGCTCGGAATGAATATGTTCGCCGGCTGGCTGAGCAGGTTGGTTGACTATCTGCCCAACATCCTGTCCGGCGTGCTGATCGTCGGCGCCGGGGTCATTTTCAGCAATCTGATCTTTCAGGCTGTTCTCGCGACGAAGGTCGGCGTAAGCGACTCGCAACGTACGGTAGTCGCCAGAGGGGCGCAGTTTTTCTTTCTGCTCATGCTCGTCCTGATCGGTGTCAACCAGATCGGAATCGATATCACCGTAATCGTCATTGTGATGTCGGTCGTGATCGGTGCCCTGCTCGGGGGACTGTCCATCGCGTTCAGTCTCGGTGCCAGAACATTGGTCAGCAACCTGATCGGCATCCGCTACCTGAATCCGGACTACCGGGTCGGCGAATTGATCCGGGTCGGCGAATACGAAGGAACAGTCTTGGAAATCAATTCCGTTTCCATCGTACTGGACGGTGAACACGGCCGTGTCACAATTCCCGCCCGAATCCTGTCAGAGCAGCCAAGCATCTTGATCAAGCAGGAGAACGACGATGTCTGA
- the xdhC gene encoding xanthine dehydrogenase accessory protein XdhC — MSWTREFVSLAQRTEPFVAVTVIEVIGSAPREIGARMLVTDSGEYESIGGGNLEYNAIRRAREILQCTSDSLRETKMFGLGVEMHQCCGGAVRLLFEKPSPEEVASCAREFESQNSRTIKYLVTPLHDETPSIVLNNKSDYDQVPELFGHATDSLLRAAVPNACVVGDGISEWLVTRLDDLPTNVVVFGAGHVGKALIRLLGDLPFRIEWVDQRSDMFPLTVPDNVAVIDQVDLKEILMNQEPGTFYAVMTHSHGLDYEICLEILKQRDFGWLGLIGSSTKRRRFDKRFVADGIDPFTLRRLECPIGVAAIKGKHPAVIAMSTAAKLLEERQRVLDVEFSDRTASPRNLDSTAS; from the coding sequence ATGAGTTGGACGCGCGAATTTGTTTCGCTTGCGCAGCGCACAGAGCCATTTGTTGCTGTCACTGTAATTGAGGTGATTGGCTCCGCCCCGCGTGAGATTGGCGCGCGGATGCTGGTGACCGACTCCGGCGAATACGAGAGTATCGGCGGTGGCAATCTTGAATACAACGCGATCCGCAGGGCGCGGGAAATCCTTCAGTGCACTTCCGATTCCCTGCGCGAAACGAAAATGTTCGGTTTGGGTGTTGAGATGCATCAGTGCTGTGGTGGTGCCGTGCGCTTGCTGTTCGAAAAGCCATCACCTGAAGAAGTCGCAAGTTGCGCGCGTGAATTTGAAAGCCAGAACAGCCGGACGATCAAGTATCTCGTAACTCCGCTTCATGACGAAACCCCATCCATCGTTCTGAATAACAAGTCCGACTACGATCAGGTACCTGAACTTTTTGGACATGCGACAGACAGTCTCCTTCGGGCAGCGGTTCCAAACGCGTGTGTGGTGGGTGACGGCATCTCCGAATGGCTGGTGACCCGATTGGATGATCTGCCGACAAATGTGGTAGTTTTTGGAGCCGGGCACGTCGGCAAGGCACTGATCAGGTTGCTTGGCGATCTGCCGTTTCGGATCGAGTGGGTGGACCAACGGTCCGATATGTTTCCGCTAACGGTTCCGGATAATGTTGCAGTAATTGATCAGGTTGACCTCAAGGAAATCTTGATGAACCAGGAGCCCGGGACGTTCTACGCTGTGATGACACACAGTCACGGACTTGATTACGAAATCTGTCTTGAAATCTTGAAACAGCGGGATTTTGGATGGCTGGGACTGATTGGGTCCAGTACCAAGCGCAGAAGATTTGACAAGAGATTTGTTGCCGACGGCATCGACCCCTTTACGCTCAGACGCCTCGAATGCCCCATCGGTGTTGCAGCCATCAAGGGCAAGCATCCGGCTGTCATTGCGATGTCAACAGCCGCCAAATTACTTGAGGAGCGTCAGCGCGTTCTGGATGTGGAGTTTTCCGATCGGACCGCCTCGCCCCGAAATCTGGATTCCACAGCATCCTGA